A region from the Silene latifolia isolate original U9 population chromosome 7, ASM4854445v1, whole genome shotgun sequence genome encodes:
- the LOC141591606 gene encoding uncharacterized protein LOC141591606, producing MRRREKPRAKPLFDEEEEEDEEYSKSKSKSKKNRRVFDSDSDSDDEAANEDLTLKIIEKAMSRASNSVKSTDVNGDSSVTAGEEVVVHEVVSSEGEKKKKKVKKVKKKKQKVAADSAAADDFIPLVPTTPVVELEHMSKDTTKTVEELVDMSKDSMVVNLSDSNAAENSNSENAVLRRLLRGPRYFDPPDKSWGSCFNCGEEGHTAVNCTSARRKKPCFVCGSLEHEVKQCQKGQDCFICKGQGHRAKDCPQKMKRCSSASDFCLKCGSTAHVMHLCNNDYSPDDLKDIQCYVCKRFGHLCCANYFDILASEDSCYKCGHTGHNGQDCRGGSKGETSASGTPSSCFKCGEEGHFARECKTSGKAKKRARDSTPAGKKYPKDKKANKAHKSAFQDFGKTRRKHLYLDEESPNWSSKPKRRGGWTPDDPYDSPPRNGWKSPWTPNKNHRIFDLTAGGQGSSHRPFRNKSSNYSPGSSSRGGYGSSYEHRYTASRFGHPTQHTDSRRNYNWW from the exons ATGCGGAGGAGAGAGAAACCTCGAGCGAAGCCATTGTttgacgaagaagaagaagaagatgaagaatattcgaaatcaaaatcgaaatcgaAGAAGAATCGCAGAGTTTttgatagtgatagtgatagtgatgatGAAGCTGCTAATGAAGATTTAACCCTTAAAATCATCGAAAAAGCTATGTCACGTGCTTCTAATTCGGTAAAAAGTACTGATGTTAACGGTGATTCTAGTGTTACCGCCGGTGAGGAAGTGGTTGTTCATGAGGTGGTGTCGTCGGAAggtgaaaagaagaagaagaaagttaaGAAGGTGAAAAAGAAGAAGCAGAAAGTTGCTGCTGATTCTGCTGCTGCTGATGATTTTATTCCTTTG GTTCCAACGACACCGGTAGTAGAGCTTGAGCACATGTCTAAAGACACAACAAAAACGGTAGAAGAGCTAGTGGACATGTCTAAAGACTCAATGGTGGTTAACTTATCTGACTCCAATGCAGCCGAGAACTCCAATTCTGAGAACGCTGTTCTGCGAAGGCTTCTT CGTGGCCCAAGATACTTTGACCCACCAGATAAAAGCTGGGGATCATGCTTTAATTGTGGGGAGGAAGGTCATACTGCAGTGAACTGCACATCAGCAAGGAGGAAAAAACCATGCTTCGTCTGCGGAAGTCTGGAGCACGAGGTGAAACAATGTCAAAAG GGCCAGGATTGCTTCATTTGCAAGGGACAGGGTCACAGGGCAAAAGATTGTCCTCAAAAAATGAAGCGATGCTCATCTGCGTCTGATTTTTGTTTAAAATGTGGTTCTACTGCACATGTAATGCACTTGTGTAACAATGATTACTCGCCTGATGATCTCAAG GACATTCAGTGTTATGTTTGTAAGAGGTTCGGACATCTCTGCTGTGCAAACTACTTTGATATTCTTGCGAGCGAAGACTCATGTTATAAATGTGGTCACACTGGACATAATGGGCAG GATTGCAGAGGAGGTTCAAAAGGTGAGACATCTGCTAGTGGTACACCAAGTTCATGCTTTAAGTGTGGGGAAGAAGGGCATTTTGCGCGTGAGTGCAAAACTTCTGGGAAG GCTAAGAAAAGGGCACGTGACTCAACTCCAGCAGGGAAGAAATACCCAAAAGACAAAAAGGCAAACAAGGCCCACAAATCTGCATTTCAAGATTTTGGTAAGACTCGTAGGAAGCACTTATATTTAGATGAAGAAAGTCCTAACTGGTCGAGTAAACCTAAACGAAGAGGAGGCTGGACTCCAGATGACCCATATGATTCTCCCCCTCGAAATGGTTGGAAGTCTCCGTGGACGCCAAATAAAAATCACAGGATATTCGACTTGACTGCTGGTGGTCAAGGTTCAAGCCATCGGCCTTTTAGGAACAAGAGTAGTAATTATAGTCCTGGTTCAAGTTCACGTGGTGGGTATGGTTCCTCTTATGAACATAGATATACCGCGTCAAGGTTTGGTCACCCAACTCAACATACTGATAGTAGAAGGAACTACAATTGGTGGTAG
- the LOC141591616 gene encoding structural maintenance of chromosomes protein 3 isoform X1: MHIKQVIIEGFKSYKEQVATESFSPKVNCVGSSIFSWTTEVERLVMGPCTKSSNTPYHPYPVNLFGANGSGKSNFFHAIRFVLSDLFQNLRSEDRHALLHEGAGNQVLSAFVEIVFDNMDNRIPVDKEEVRLRRTIGLKKDEYFLDGKHITKTEVMNLLESAGFSRSNPYYVVQQGKIASLTLMKDAERLDLLKEIGGTRVYEERRRESLKIMQETGNKRKQIIEVVKYLDERLKELDEEKEDLRKYQQLDRQRKSLEYTMYDKELQDARQKLAKVEEERDKVSEKSTKMYNAVLESEEESKGLDKEHKRLTKELQVLSKEKVAAEKRRTEAIKRRTQVELDCRDIKERISRSSRSKNEAAKQLKFVQQEILESKNELDNINPFYDGLKSQEDEMTKGIMEREKKLSILYQKQGRATQFTSKADRDRWLQKEIDELQRVLSTNMSQQQKLEREIDDLTVQLGEQDDLIKSKKTHLAALESNINQSNEVFITSKGQRDKLLDERKSLWELENELSSDIEKLRSEMVKAEKNLDHATPGDIRRGLTSVKRIIREYKISGVSGPLIELLECDERFITAVEVTAGNSLFHVVVDSDETASQIIRHLNACKGGRVTFIPLNKVKPPHINCPQTDDVVPLLKKLKFEECYSRAFAQVFGRTVVCRNLDVATRVARGDGLDCITLEGDQVSKKGGMTGGFYDYRRSKLKFMNIVKQNQKLIALKESELDEVRRQLQDIDQKITERITEQQKIDADRAHQRSEVEQLRRDIADANKQKRSTSSALEKKEKLLSSVRTQIEQVNSNIALKRTEMGTELVDHLTSEERDLLSRLNPEIMEMKEKLVEFRTKRVELETKKSELETNLSTNLLRRQQELEAVVSSAEDGTLSSEAESKKLELDEAKSFVEEATMELQRVSRSMDEISKDLKKKKTELDKLQKSREDYEKQLQKEAEELEQLISNKNMLLARQEEYSKKIRELGPLPSDAFETYRRKSIKELHKMLHKCNDQLQQFSHVNKKALDQYVNFTEQREELQKRQAELDAGDEKIRELISVLDQRKDESIERTFKGVARNFREVFSELVQGGHGFLVMMKKKDGDTGDDDQDEEGPREADNEGRVEKYIGVKVKVSFTGQGETQSMKQLSGGQKTVVALGLIFAIQRCDPAPFYLFDEIDAALDPQYRTAVGNMIRRLADQVNTQFITTTFRPELVKVADKIYGVTHNKRVSRVNVVTRDEALLFIERDQSHNAE, encoded by the exons ATGCATATCAAACAG GTTATTATTGAAGGTTTTAAGAGTTATAAAGAGCAAGTCGCGACGGAATCATTCAGTCCGAAAGTCAATTGTGTTG GATCAAGCATATTCTCTTGGACAACGGAAGTCGAGAGGCTGGTCATGGGGCCTTGTACTAAAAGTTCTAACACACCATATCATCCGTACCCAGTGAATTTAT TTGGTGCTAATGGTTCTGGAAAGTCAAACTTTTTTCATG CCATCCGCTTTGTGCTCAGTGATCTTTTCCAAAACCTTCGCAGTGAAGACAGACATGCATTGCTCCAT GAAGGGGCGGGAAATCAAGTATTATCTGCATTTGTGGAGATCGTGTTTGATAATATGGACAATCGAATACCG GTTGATAAAGAGGAAGTACGCTTGCGGCGGACAATTGGGCTGAAGAAGGATGAATATTTCTTGGACGGGAAGCACATCAC GAAAACTGAAGTCATGAATCTTCTAGAAAGCGCTGGATTTTCTCGATCAAACCCTTACTATGTTGTCCAGCAAGGAAAG ATTGCATCATTAACACTGATGAAGGACGCTGAACGGCTAGATCTGTTAAAAGAAATTGGTGGTACTCGAGTTTATGAGGAGAGACGTCGTGAGAGTTTAAAAATTATGCAAGAAACAG GTAATAAAAGAAAACAGATTATTGAAGTGGTTAAATACTTGGATGAGCGGTTGAAGGAGCTGGATGAGGAGAAGGAAGATTTGAGAAAGTATCAACAGCTTGACAGGCAAAGAAAGTCCTTGGAGTATACCATGTATGATAAGGAACTTCAGGATGCTCGCCAGAAGTTAGCAAAG GTTGAAGAAGAGCGGGACAAGGTTTCTGAGAAATCAACCAAGATGTATAACGCTGTGCTTGAGTCTGAGGAAGAGAGCAAGGGTTTAGATAAAGAACACAAAAGGCTTACTAAAGAGCTTCAAGTGTTAAGCAAAGAAAAAGTAGCAGCTGAAAAACGGCGTACAGAAGCAATAAAAAGGAGGACGCAGGTTGAACTTGACTGCAGAGATATTAAAGAGAGGATATCTAGAAGCTCCCGATCCAAG AATGAGGCAGCTAAACAACTTAAGTTTGTGCAACAAGAAATTTTGGAGTCCAAAAATGAGCTTGATAATATAAATCCATTTTATGATGGTTTAAAGAGCCAAGAAGATGAAATGACAAAAGG CATTATGGAGCGTGAGAAGAAGCTCAGTATTCTCTATCAGAAGCAAGGTAGGGCCACTCAGTTTACAAGTAAAGCTGACCGTGACCGATGGCTTCAAAAGGAAATTGATGAACTTCAGAGAGTTCTTTCTACGAATATGTCGCAG CAACAGAAACTGGAGCGTGAAATTGATGACCTAACAGTGCAGCTCGGTGAACAAGATGATTTAATTAAAAGCAAGAAAACACATTTGGCTGCACTTGAGAGCAACATTAACCAATCAAATGAAGTGTTTATCACATCCAAGGGGCAAAGAGACAAGCTACTAGATGAGCGCAA GTCTTTATGGGAACTGGAAAATGAACTTTCTTCTGATATTGAGAAATTAAGGTCGGAAATGGTGAAGGCAGAAAAAAACCTCGATCATGCTACCCCTGGT GATATTAGAAGGGGGCTGACTTCTGTAAAGAGGATAATAAGAGAGTATAAGATTTCTGGAGTATCTGGGCCACTTATTGAATTGTTGGAGTGTGATGAGAGGTTTATCACTGCAGTTGAAGTTACTGCTGGAAACAG CTTATTTCACGTAGTAGTTGATTCGGATGAAACGGCCTCTCAGATTATTCGACATCTAAATGCATGTAAGGGTGGACGGGTAACATTTATACCTCTGAACAAGGTTAAGCCTCCACACATTAACTGTCCACAGACTGACGATGTTGTACCGTTGCTGAAGAAACTGAAATTTGAAGAATGCTATTCAAGAGCATTTGCCCAG GTATTTGGCAGAACTGTGGTTTGCCGAAATCTGGATGTAGCTACGAGAGTTGCTCGTGGTGATGGTTTAGATTGCATTACACTGGAAG GTGATCAGGTAAGCAAGAAAGGTGGGATGACCGGAGGATTTTATGATTATAGGCGCTCAAAACTGAAATTTATGAATATAGTAAAACAGAATCAGAAGCTCATTGCTTTGAAGGAGAGCGAACTGGACGAAGTCAGGAGGCAACTGCAAGATAT AGATCAGAAAATTACTGAGCGAATAACTGAGCAGCAGAAAATTGATGCTGACCGTGCTCATCAAAGATCAGAAGTGGAGCAGCTTCGCCGGGATATTGCGGATGCTAACAAGCAGAAACGATCCACATCCAGTGCTCTTGAAAAAAAG GAGAAGTTGCTTTCTAGTGTACGCACACAGATTGAACAAGTTAATTCTAATATAGCCCTGAAACGGACTGAGATGGGTACAGAGCTTGTTGATCATTTGACCTCGGAAGAGAGGGATCTTCTGTCTCGATTGAATCCTGAAATTATGGAGATGAAAGAAAAACTTGTTGAATTCAGGACAAAGCGCGTTGAG CTTGAAACAAAAAAATCGGAGCTTGAAACCAACCTTTCGACAAATCTATTGCGCCGCCAGCAGGAGTTGGAAGCTGTTGTATCATCTGCAGAAGATGGAACTTTGTCTTCTGAAGCTGAGTCAAAGAAGCTAGAATTGGATGAAGCTAAATCTTTTGTGGAAGAGGCTACAATGGAGCTGCAAC GGGTTTCTCGGTCAATGGATGAGATATCGAAGGACCTCAAGAAAAAGAAAACTGAACTTGATAAATTGCAG AAATCAAGAGAAGACTATGAAAAGCAACTGCAGAAGGAGGCAGAAGAATTGGAGCAGCTAATAAGTAACAAAAATATGCTTCTTGCTAGACAGGAGGAGTACTCAAAGAAGATCAGAGAATTAGGGCCATTGCCGTCAGATGCCTTTGAAAC GTATAGACGGAAAAGTATCAAAGAATTGCATAAGATGCTGCATAAGTGTAATGACCAACTTCAACAGTTCAGTCATGTAAACAAAAAAGCTCTGGATCAATATGTAAATTTTACTGAACAACGTGAAGAACTTCAGAAAAGGCAGGCTGAACTGGATGCAGGTGATGAG AAAATTCGCGAACTTATATCAGTGCTGGATCAGCGGAAAGATGAGTCTATAGAACGGACTTTTAAGGGTGTTGCCCGCAATTTCCGAGAAGTTTTCTCCGAACTTGTTCAAGGTGGTCATGGATTCTTGGTAATGATGAAGAAAAAG GATGGTGACACTGGTGATGATGACCAGGATGAAGAAGGACCTCGTGAAGCTGATAATGAGGGAAGAGTTGAGAAATATATAGGAGTGAAAGTGAAG GTTTCATTTACAGGGCAAGGGGAGACACAGTCCATGAAGCAATTATCTGGGGGTCAGAAAACTGTTGTGGCGTTGGGATTAATCTTCGCAATACAACGATGTGATCCTgctcctttttatctttttgaTGAGATAGATGCAGCCTTGGATCCTCAGTATCGAACAGCAGTCGGAa ATATGATTCGTAGGTTGGCAGACCAAGTGAACACACAGTTCATAACCACGACATTCCGGCCTGAGCTTGTGAAAGTTGCTGACAAGATTTATGGGGTCACACATAATAAACGTGTGAGTCGTGTCAATGTCGTCACCAGAGACGAGGCGTTATTATTTATAGAGCGGGACCAGTCTCACAATGCCGAATGA
- the LOC141591616 gene encoding structural maintenance of chromosomes protein 3 isoform X2, whose amino-acid sequence MHIKQVIIEGFKSYKEQVATESFSPKVNCVVGANGSGKSNFFHAIRFVLSDLFQNLRSEDRHALLHEGAGNQVLSAFVEIVFDNMDNRIPVDKEEVRLRRTIGLKKDEYFLDGKHITKTEVMNLLESAGFSRSNPYYVVQQGKIASLTLMKDAERLDLLKEIGGTRVYEERRRESLKIMQETGNKRKQIIEVVKYLDERLKELDEEKEDLRKYQQLDRQRKSLEYTMYDKELQDARQKLAKVEEERDKVSEKSTKMYNAVLESEEESKGLDKEHKRLTKELQVLSKEKVAAEKRRTEAIKRRTQVELDCRDIKERISRSSRSKNEAAKQLKFVQQEILESKNELDNINPFYDGLKSQEDEMTKGIMEREKKLSILYQKQGRATQFTSKADRDRWLQKEIDELQRVLSTNMSQQQKLEREIDDLTVQLGEQDDLIKSKKTHLAALESNINQSNEVFITSKGQRDKLLDERKSLWELENELSSDIEKLRSEMVKAEKNLDHATPGDIRRGLTSVKRIIREYKISGVSGPLIELLECDERFITAVEVTAGNSLFHVVVDSDETASQIIRHLNACKGGRVTFIPLNKVKPPHINCPQTDDVVPLLKKLKFEECYSRAFAQVFGRTVVCRNLDVATRVARGDGLDCITLEGDQVSKKGGMTGGFYDYRRSKLKFMNIVKQNQKLIALKESELDEVRRQLQDIDQKITERITEQQKIDADRAHQRSEVEQLRRDIADANKQKRSTSSALEKKEKLLSSVRTQIEQVNSNIALKRTEMGTELVDHLTSEERDLLSRLNPEIMEMKEKLVEFRTKRVELETKKSELETNLSTNLLRRQQELEAVVSSAEDGTLSSEAESKKLELDEAKSFVEEATMELQRVSRSMDEISKDLKKKKTELDKLQKSREDYEKQLQKEAEELEQLISNKNMLLARQEEYSKKIRELGPLPSDAFETYRRKSIKELHKMLHKCNDQLQQFSHVNKKALDQYVNFTEQREELQKRQAELDAGDEKIRELISVLDQRKDESIERTFKGVARNFREVFSELVQGGHGFLVMMKKKDGDTGDDDQDEEGPREADNEGRVEKYIGVKVKVSFTGQGETQSMKQLSGGQKTVVALGLIFAIQRCDPAPFYLFDEIDAALDPQYRTAVGNMIRRLADQVNTQFITTTFRPELVKVADKIYGVTHNKRVSRVNVVTRDEALLFIERDQSHNAE is encoded by the exons ATGCATATCAAACAG GTTATTATTGAAGGTTTTAAGAGTTATAAAGAGCAAGTCGCGACGGAATCATTCAGTCCGAAAGTCAATTGTGTTG TTGGTGCTAATGGTTCTGGAAAGTCAAACTTTTTTCATG CCATCCGCTTTGTGCTCAGTGATCTTTTCCAAAACCTTCGCAGTGAAGACAGACATGCATTGCTCCAT GAAGGGGCGGGAAATCAAGTATTATCTGCATTTGTGGAGATCGTGTTTGATAATATGGACAATCGAATACCG GTTGATAAAGAGGAAGTACGCTTGCGGCGGACAATTGGGCTGAAGAAGGATGAATATTTCTTGGACGGGAAGCACATCAC GAAAACTGAAGTCATGAATCTTCTAGAAAGCGCTGGATTTTCTCGATCAAACCCTTACTATGTTGTCCAGCAAGGAAAG ATTGCATCATTAACACTGATGAAGGACGCTGAACGGCTAGATCTGTTAAAAGAAATTGGTGGTACTCGAGTTTATGAGGAGAGACGTCGTGAGAGTTTAAAAATTATGCAAGAAACAG GTAATAAAAGAAAACAGATTATTGAAGTGGTTAAATACTTGGATGAGCGGTTGAAGGAGCTGGATGAGGAGAAGGAAGATTTGAGAAAGTATCAACAGCTTGACAGGCAAAGAAAGTCCTTGGAGTATACCATGTATGATAAGGAACTTCAGGATGCTCGCCAGAAGTTAGCAAAG GTTGAAGAAGAGCGGGACAAGGTTTCTGAGAAATCAACCAAGATGTATAACGCTGTGCTTGAGTCTGAGGAAGAGAGCAAGGGTTTAGATAAAGAACACAAAAGGCTTACTAAAGAGCTTCAAGTGTTAAGCAAAGAAAAAGTAGCAGCTGAAAAACGGCGTACAGAAGCAATAAAAAGGAGGACGCAGGTTGAACTTGACTGCAGAGATATTAAAGAGAGGATATCTAGAAGCTCCCGATCCAAG AATGAGGCAGCTAAACAACTTAAGTTTGTGCAACAAGAAATTTTGGAGTCCAAAAATGAGCTTGATAATATAAATCCATTTTATGATGGTTTAAAGAGCCAAGAAGATGAAATGACAAAAGG CATTATGGAGCGTGAGAAGAAGCTCAGTATTCTCTATCAGAAGCAAGGTAGGGCCACTCAGTTTACAAGTAAAGCTGACCGTGACCGATGGCTTCAAAAGGAAATTGATGAACTTCAGAGAGTTCTTTCTACGAATATGTCGCAG CAACAGAAACTGGAGCGTGAAATTGATGACCTAACAGTGCAGCTCGGTGAACAAGATGATTTAATTAAAAGCAAGAAAACACATTTGGCTGCACTTGAGAGCAACATTAACCAATCAAATGAAGTGTTTATCACATCCAAGGGGCAAAGAGACAAGCTACTAGATGAGCGCAA GTCTTTATGGGAACTGGAAAATGAACTTTCTTCTGATATTGAGAAATTAAGGTCGGAAATGGTGAAGGCAGAAAAAAACCTCGATCATGCTACCCCTGGT GATATTAGAAGGGGGCTGACTTCTGTAAAGAGGATAATAAGAGAGTATAAGATTTCTGGAGTATCTGGGCCACTTATTGAATTGTTGGAGTGTGATGAGAGGTTTATCACTGCAGTTGAAGTTACTGCTGGAAACAG CTTATTTCACGTAGTAGTTGATTCGGATGAAACGGCCTCTCAGATTATTCGACATCTAAATGCATGTAAGGGTGGACGGGTAACATTTATACCTCTGAACAAGGTTAAGCCTCCACACATTAACTGTCCACAGACTGACGATGTTGTACCGTTGCTGAAGAAACTGAAATTTGAAGAATGCTATTCAAGAGCATTTGCCCAG GTATTTGGCAGAACTGTGGTTTGCCGAAATCTGGATGTAGCTACGAGAGTTGCTCGTGGTGATGGTTTAGATTGCATTACACTGGAAG GTGATCAGGTAAGCAAGAAAGGTGGGATGACCGGAGGATTTTATGATTATAGGCGCTCAAAACTGAAATTTATGAATATAGTAAAACAGAATCAGAAGCTCATTGCTTTGAAGGAGAGCGAACTGGACGAAGTCAGGAGGCAACTGCAAG ATATAGATCAGAAAATTACTGAGCGAATAACTGAGCAGCAGAAAATTGATGCTGACCGTGCTCATCAAAGATCAGAAGTGGAGCAGCTTCGCCGGGATATTGCGGATGCTAACAAGCAGAAACGATCCACATCCAGTGCTCTTGAAAAAAAG GAGAAGTTGCTTTCTAGTGTACGCACACAGATTGAACAAGTTAATTCTAATATAGCCCTGAAACGGACTGAGATGGGTACAGAGCTTGTTGATCATTTGACCTCGGAAGAGAGGGATCTTCTGTCTCGATTGAATCCTGAAATTATGGAGATGAAAGAAAAACTTGTTGAATTCAGGACAAAGCGCGTTGAG CTTGAAACAAAAAAATCGGAGCTTGAAACCAACCTTTCGACAAATCTATTGCGCCGCCAGCAGGAGTTGGAAGCTGTTGTATCATCTGCAGAAGATGGAACTTTGTCTTCTGAAGCTGAGTCAAAGAAGCTAGAATTGGATGAAGCTAAATCTTTTGTGGAAGAGGCTACAATGGAGCTGCAAC GGGTTTCTCGGTCAATGGATGAGATATCGAAGGACCTCAAGAAAAAGAAAACTGAACTTGATAAATTGCAG AAATCAAGAGAAGACTATGAAAAGCAACTGCAGAAGGAGGCAGAAGAATTGGAGCAGCTAATAAGTAACAAAAATATGCTTCTTGCTAGACAGGAGGAGTACTCAAAGAAGATCAGAGAATTAGGGCCATTGCCGTCAGATGCCTTTGAAAC GTATAGACGGAAAAGTATCAAAGAATTGCATAAGATGCTGCATAAGTGTAATGACCAACTTCAACAGTTCAGTCATGTAAACAAAAAAGCTCTGGATCAATATGTAAATTTTACTGAACAACGTGAAGAACTTCAGAAAAGGCAGGCTGAACTGGATGCAGGTGATGAG AAAATTCGCGAACTTATATCAGTGCTGGATCAGCGGAAAGATGAGTCTATAGAACGGACTTTTAAGGGTGTTGCCCGCAATTTCCGAGAAGTTTTCTCCGAACTTGTTCAAGGTGGTCATGGATTCTTGGTAATGATGAAGAAAAAG GATGGTGACACTGGTGATGATGACCAGGATGAAGAAGGACCTCGTGAAGCTGATAATGAGGGAAGAGTTGAGAAATATATAGGAGTGAAAGTGAAG GTTTCATTTACAGGGCAAGGGGAGACACAGTCCATGAAGCAATTATCTGGGGGTCAGAAAACTGTTGTGGCGTTGGGATTAATCTTCGCAATACAACGATGTGATCCTgctcctttttatctttttgaTGAGATAGATGCAGCCTTGGATCCTCAGTATCGAACAGCAGTCGGAa ATATGATTCGTAGGTTGGCAGACCAAGTGAACACACAGTTCATAACCACGACATTCCGGCCTGAGCTTGTGAAAGTTGCTGACAAGATTTATGGGGTCACACATAATAAACGTGTGAGTCGTGTCAATGTCGTCACCAGAGACGAGGCGTTATTATTTATAGAGCGGGACCAGTCTCACAATGCCGAATGA